A genomic window from Dechloromonas sp. A34 includes:
- the fliD gene encoding flagellar filament capping protein FliD, giving the protein MAVSSLGIGSGLDLNGLLTNLMQAEQQPLLALQKKEASFQARISALGSLKGALSSLQTSAQGFIPSTGQTAANKYAAFKASVADTSIATASVSTGAVAGNYSLEVSALAQSHRLTSPDNTDIAGKAALTAGLAAGGTLKIELGALTGTSPALAFTADGARELNVTVAAGATLENVRDAINAAATDGRVSATIVNGTNGQQLVLSSNKTGTANVMKLSGVGGLDFDPAGAGSGTLSQAAANGGQSAADAAFKLNGIAATSSSNTVSGVLDGVTLSLLKTNVGTPTNLTVTKDSTTALTTTINSFVKAYNDATKLMKDLGLYDATTKKAGALQGDSALRGAQGQVRSFLQTAAGGTSAYQTLSDIGVSLEKDGTLKLDSTKLSKAVEADYAGVTNLVSTVGTAFKNGLEGLVGTSGNITAATDSANRLIKDLGKRQSALLDRLAQVESRYRKQFSALDSLVANMNKTSNYLTQQLANLPGASSN; this is encoded by the coding sequence ATGGCCGTCTCTTCTCTCGGTATTGGCTCAGGACTTGATCTAAACGGATTGCTCACCAATTTGATGCAGGCCGAGCAGCAACCGTTGCTTGCCCTGCAGAAGAAGGAGGCCTCCTTCCAGGCACGGATTTCGGCGCTAGGTTCCCTGAAGGGTGCCTTATCCTCGTTGCAGACGTCTGCCCAAGGATTTATCCCGTCGACGGGTCAAACTGCAGCAAACAAATACGCCGCCTTCAAAGCCAGTGTTGCTGACACCTCCATCGCCACTGCCTCTGTATCAACAGGCGCAGTTGCCGGCAATTACAGCCTTGAAGTCAGCGCACTCGCCCAGTCGCATCGCCTGACCAGCCCCGACAATACCGATATCGCCGGCAAAGCTGCCCTGACAGCTGGCCTGGCAGCGGGGGGCACTCTTAAAATTGAGTTAGGTGCCTTAACGGGAACCAGTCCGGCACTGGCATTCACCGCAGACGGCGCGCGCGAATTGAACGTAACGGTTGCCGCTGGCGCCACACTGGAAAACGTACGCGACGCTATCAATGCAGCAGCCACTGACGGACGTGTCAGTGCCACGATTGTTAATGGAACAAATGGCCAACAGCTAGTACTGTCGAGTAACAAAACCGGCACTGCCAATGTAATGAAACTTTCCGGCGTCGGTGGGCTGGACTTCGATCCTGCCGGCGCGGGTTCGGGAACACTTTCCCAAGCTGCAGCCAATGGCGGTCAATCAGCGGCAGATGCCGCTTTCAAGCTAAACGGCATTGCGGCGACGAGTAGTTCCAATACGGTGAGCGGCGTTCTGGATGGCGTCACGCTAAGCTTGCTCAAGACTAATGTTGGCACGCCCACAAATCTGACTGTAACGAAGGACAGCACGACCGCCCTAACCACTACGATCAACAGCTTTGTCAAAGCTTACAACGATGCGACAAAGTTGATGAAAGACCTTGGTCTCTATGACGCCACAACAAAAAAGGCTGGCGCCCTCCAAGGCGATAGCGCACTACGCGGAGCACAAGGACAGGTACGTAGTTTTCTACAGACCGCTGCAGGGGGAACCTCCGCTTATCAAACCCTATCGGATATTGGCGTTTCGCTAGAAAAAGACGGCACGCTGAAATTGGATTCGACGAAACTAAGCAAGGCTGTCGAGGCTGACTACGCAGGCGTAACCAATCTTGTCTCCACCGTCGGAACTGCCTTCAAGAACGGGCTGGAAGGGCTGGTTGGCACCTCAGGCAACATTACGGCAGCGACTGACAGTGCCAACCGCCTGATCAAGGACTTGGGCAAACGACAATCGGCGTTGCTTGATCGCCTGGCTCAGGTTGAGTCTCGCTACCGCAAACAATTTTCAGCATTGGATAGCCTGGTCGCCAACATGAATAAGACAAGCAATTACCTCACCCAGCAACTGGCCAACCTGCCAGGCGCGTCTTCGAACTAA
- the fliE gene encoding flagellar hook-basal body complex protein FliE — MDTQGIEQMLSVLRTTAAQASGKTAESAPVAGAPDFAQVLKSSIDKVNSTQQQADQMATQLAAGDTSQNLHEVMIALQTASVSFQEMVQVRNKLVTAYQDVMNIQV; from the coding sequence ATGGATACCCAAGGGATCGAACAAATGTTGAGCGTGCTGCGCACTACGGCCGCGCAGGCTTCCGGCAAAACGGCGGAAAGTGCGCCGGTCGCTGGCGCGCCCGATTTCGCTCAGGTTCTGAAGAGTTCGATAGACAAGGTTAACAGCACGCAGCAGCAGGCGGATCAGATGGCCACCCAGCTTGCGGCTGGGGACACCAGCCAGAATTTGCATGAAGTGATGATCGCCCTGCAGACGGCGAGCGTGTCCTTCCAGGAAATGGTTCAGGTCCGTAACAAGCTGGTTACTGCCTATCAGGACGTAATGAACATCCAGGTCTAG
- a CDS encoding flagellar protein FliT, translating to MSLLASYTTLLELSQRMLEQARQQEWESLAATEALRASLLAKLPARLPALSPADSTAVATAIRQIQACDREILEYVTPWREQAATLLSRLTPAR from the coding sequence ATGAGCCTGCTGGCCAGCTATACGACGCTGCTTGAACTTTCGCAGCGAATGCTTGAACAGGCCCGGCAGCAGGAGTGGGAATCACTGGCCGCAACCGAAGCCCTTCGGGCTTCTCTGCTGGCCAAGCTACCAGCCCGACTGCCCGCGCTGTCACCAGCGGACAGCACGGCCGTTGCTACCGCCATCCGGCAGATCCAGGCCTGCGACCGCGAAATCCTCGAGTACGTGACGCCATGGCGGGAACAGGCGGCAACGCTGCTCTCACGCCTGACGCCGGCGCGCTAA
- the fliG gene encoding flagellar motor switch protein FliG — protein MPANPEEGLEKAATLLIALGEDQASEVLKHLGPREVQKLGHAMATLKSVPRTKVESVLDEFHKIAEEHSAVHVDTDNYIRSVLTKALGDDKASNLISRILQGGETSGIEGLKWMDAPTVADLIRNEHPQIIATILVHLEHDQASEILNHFTERLRNDVVLRIATLEGIQPAALRELNEAMMRILSGSASVKRTAMGGVRTVAEILNFIGTANETSVVDAIREYDPDLAQKILDEMFVFENLMDIDDRSIQLILREVQSDSLILALKGASPDLREKIFKNMSQRAAEMLREDLESKGPVRLSEVEAEQKEILKIVRRLADEGQIVLGGAGGEQMI, from the coding sequence ATGCCGGCTAATCCTGAAGAAGGCCTGGAAAAGGCGGCAACGCTGCTCATTGCACTCGGTGAGGACCAGGCCTCCGAGGTTTTGAAGCACCTCGGGCCACGCGAAGTCCAGAAACTTGGTCACGCCATGGCAACGCTGAAATCGGTACCGCGAACCAAGGTGGAAAGCGTCCTCGACGAATTCCACAAGATCGCCGAGGAGCACTCGGCCGTCCACGTCGACACCGACAACTACATCCGCTCGGTGTTGACCAAGGCTCTGGGCGACGACAAGGCCTCCAACCTGATTTCGCGCATCCTGCAAGGCGGCGAAACCTCGGGAATCGAGGGTCTGAAGTGGATGGATGCACCGACCGTTGCCGATCTGATCCGCAACGAACACCCGCAGATCATCGCCACCATCCTGGTGCACCTCGAGCACGACCAGGCCAGTGAAATCCTCAACCATTTCACCGAGCGCCTGCGCAACGACGTCGTCCTGCGCATTGCAACCCTGGAGGGCATCCAGCCGGCTGCCCTGCGCGAACTGAATGAAGCAATGATGCGCATCCTGTCCGGCTCGGCCAGCGTCAAGCGGACCGCCATGGGCGGTGTGCGGACGGTGGCCGAAATCCTCAACTTTATCGGCACCGCCAACGAGACCTCGGTGGTCGACGCCATTCGCGAGTACGACCCCGATCTGGCCCAGAAGATTCTCGACGAAATGTTCGTTTTCGAGAACCTGATGGATATCGACGACCGCTCGATCCAGCTCATCCTGCGCGAAGTTCAGTCGGACTCGCTGATTCTCGCCCTCAAGGGCGCCTCGCCCGATCTGCGCGAAAAGATCTTCAAGAACATGTCGCAACGCGCCGCCGAAATGCTGCGCGAAGACCTCGAGTCCAAGGGCCCGGTCCGCCTCTCCGAAGTCGAAGCCGAGCAGAAGGAAATCCTCAAGATCGTCCGCCGCCTGGCCGACGAAGGCCAGATCGTGCTCGGTGGCGCCGGCGGCGAGCAAATGATTTAA
- a CDS encoding flagellar brake protein, translating to MSATADDLPIPDFEIDHPEVFGQFLLSNPREVNFYLNLLAKRRCILTAYIDGGHQFFLTSIVGIDEANDSFFLDPSNGSESNTDAQAARQITLVTNLDRVKIQLRLSPLVTAIHQGQSVLSAPIPPSILRLQRREFFRLEPPLASPILCKLAIGEANGGLETFELTLSDISGGGVCLIGPTESAGQFARDTLFQQCRLDIPGEGVIQVNLRVRKTVEISDRNGQHSLRIGCEFVSLPGTRLAFIERYITRIERERKARDSGLAD from the coding sequence ATGTCCGCAACCGCTGACGATCTGCCCATCCCGGACTTCGAAATCGATCACCCTGAAGTATTTGGCCAGTTCCTGCTGAGCAACCCGCGTGAGGTTAATTTTTATCTCAATCTGCTGGCCAAGCGGCGCTGCATTCTGACCGCCTATATCGATGGCGGCCACCAATTCTTCCTGACCTCGATTGTCGGTATCGACGAGGCTAACGATAGCTTTTTCCTGGATCCGTCGAACGGCAGCGAGAGCAATACCGACGCTCAAGCTGCTCGCCAAATCACACTGGTCACCAATCTCGACCGGGTCAAGATACAACTCCGCCTCTCGCCCCTAGTCACCGCGATCCATCAGGGCCAGAGCGTCCTCTCGGCCCCCATCCCGCCCAGCATACTGCGTCTGCAGCGCCGCGAATTTTTTCGTCTCGAACCGCCGCTGGCCAGCCCCATCCTTTGCAAGCTGGCGATCGGAGAGGCGAACGGAGGGCTCGAGACCTTTGAACTAACGTTATCTGACATCAGCGGCGGTGGCGTATGTCTGATCGGACCGACCGAAAGCGCCGGGCAATTTGCCCGCGACACCCTGTTTCAACAGTGCCGACTGGATATTCCCGGCGAGGGTGTCATTCAGGTGAATTTGCGCGTCCGCAAGACGGTGGAAATCTCTGACCGCAACGGCCAGCACAGCCTGCGCATCGGCTGCGAATTCGTCAGTCTGCCCGGCACCCGACTGGCTTTTATCGAGCGCTACATCACGCGCATCGAACGCGAGCGCAAAGCCCGCGACTCCGGTCTGGCCGACTAG
- a CDS encoding sigma-54-dependent transcriptional regulator: MAEHSLPILVVEDDASLREAIGDTLELAGRPYVAVDGGEAALKVLNEQAFSIVVSDVRMMPMDGISLLKEIRTRLPHLPVVLMTAYAEVDKAVDAMRAGACDFLLKPFEPQALLAHINKYELPETGESAGVVAIDPASRELFAIAQRVAQTDATVLLTGESGVGKEVVARFIHRHSARKNGPFVAINCAAIPDSLLEATLFGYEKGAFTGAQQAQAGKFEQAQDGTLLLDEVTEMPMSLQAKLLRVLQEREVERVGGKKPVPLNIRIIATSNREMAEAVAKGVFREDLYYRLNVFPVEIPALRQRREDIVPIARHFAVDHGGRLGRSGVSLSPAAEAVMVAHDWPGNVRELENVIQRALILSTGATIGPEHLHLAPRPGFATAPQTAARGEVSATTLPAEAEKRADNMKDLEREHILRTLAEVGGSRKLAIERLGISERTLRYKLQQYRDEGHFKD, translated from the coding sequence ATGGCTGAACATAGCTTGCCGATACTGGTAGTCGAGGACGATGCCAGCCTGCGTGAGGCGATCGGCGATACGCTGGAACTGGCGGGGCGACCCTATGTCGCGGTCGATGGCGGCGAAGCGGCGCTCAAGGTATTGAATGAGCAGGCATTTTCAATCGTCGTTAGCGATGTGCGGATGATGCCGATGGATGGCATAAGCTTGCTCAAGGAAATTCGTACCCGCCTGCCGCATTTGCCGGTGGTACTGATGACGGCCTATGCCGAAGTCGACAAGGCGGTCGACGCCATGCGCGCGGGGGCCTGTGATTTCCTGTTGAAGCCGTTCGAACCACAGGCGCTGCTCGCCCATATCAACAAGTACGAATTGCCGGAAACCGGCGAGTCGGCTGGTGTGGTGGCCATCGATCCGGCCAGCCGAGAACTATTCGCGATTGCCCAACGTGTGGCGCAGACTGATGCCACGGTCTTGCTGACCGGGGAGTCTGGGGTCGGCAAGGAAGTCGTGGCTCGTTTCATCCATCGCCATTCGGCGCGCAAGAACGGTCCATTCGTCGCTATCAACTGTGCGGCGATACCCGATAGCCTGCTTGAAGCCACCTTGTTCGGCTATGAAAAGGGTGCCTTTACCGGCGCCCAACAGGCGCAGGCCGGCAAGTTCGAACAAGCCCAGGACGGCACGCTGCTGCTCGACGAGGTGACGGAAATGCCAATGAGCCTGCAGGCCAAGCTATTGCGCGTCTTGCAGGAGCGGGAAGTCGAGCGGGTGGGCGGCAAGAAGCCGGTGCCGCTGAATATCCGGATCATTGCCACCTCTAATCGCGAGATGGCCGAGGCCGTGGCTAAAGGGGTATTCCGCGAAGATCTCTATTACCGCCTCAATGTATTCCCGGTGGAAATTCCCGCCTTGCGTCAGCGGCGCGAGGACATCGTCCCGATTGCCCGGCATTTTGCCGTCGACCACGGCGGCCGCTTGGGGCGTTCTGGTGTTTCGCTGTCACCGGCGGCAGAGGCGGTCATGGTGGCCCACGACTGGCCGGGCAATGTGCGGGAGCTGGAAAACGTCATCCAGCGCGCCTTGATTCTTTCGACCGGGGCGACTATCGGTCCCGAGCACCTGCATTTGGCACCGCGTCCTGGCTTCGCCACCGCGCCGCAAACGGCGGCGCGCGGCGAGGTGTCTGCCACAACGCTGCCAGCGGAAGCTGAAAAAAGAGCCGATAATATGAAGGATCTGGAGCGCGAACATATTCTGCGTACGCTGGCCGAGGTCGGCGGATCGCGCAAGCTGGCGATTGAACGACTGGGGATTTCGGAGCGGACGTTGCGCTACAAGTTGCAGCAGTACCGGGACGAAGGGCATTTCAAGGATTGA
- the fliI gene encoding flagellar protein export ATPase FliI codes for MADPLTPPQPMHTARWNTFLQNCRMAVGNAQPLWAVGRLTRINGLVMEAAGLKLPLGSSCRIFPQSGAPVEAEVVGFAGEKLYLMPSDDLYGLAPGSRVVAFEAPSPEPRIDGPTPFRRRAIDRVKQGPVGDELLGRVLDGLGRPLDAKGPLLANHTRPLQSRPINPMLRAAIDQPLDVGIRAINGLLTVGRGQRMGLFAGSGVGKSVLLGMMARYTEAEVIVVGLIGERGREVKEFIEQILGEEGMRRAVVVAAPADTGPLMRLQGAAYATTIAEYFRDQGKQVLLIMDSLTRYAMAQREIALAIGEPPATRGYPPSVFARLPQLVERAGNGQEGGGSITAFYTVLAEGDDQQDPIADSARAILDGHIVLSRTLADAGHYPAIDIEQSISRAMVNLIDAPHMDQIRKFKVLFARYQRSRDLISVGAYVPGSDPVLDQAIGLYPRMESFLQQQLSEQSDFAASLHALKSLF; via the coding sequence ATGGCTGACCCCCTGACTCCGCCACAGCCGATGCACACGGCGCGCTGGAATACCTTCCTGCAAAACTGCCGGATGGCCGTTGGCAATGCCCAACCGTTGTGGGCAGTCGGCCGCCTGACCCGCATCAATGGCCTGGTCATGGAGGCGGCCGGGCTCAAACTACCGCTCGGCAGTTCCTGCCGCATCTTTCCGCAAAGTGGCGCCCCGGTCGAGGCCGAAGTCGTCGGTTTCGCCGGCGAAAAGCTCTACCTGATGCCCTCCGACGATCTCTACGGCCTGGCTCCCGGCTCACGCGTGGTGGCCTTCGAAGCGCCCAGCCCCGAGCCGAGGATCGACGGCCCGACGCCGTTTCGTCGGCGAGCTATCGATCGGGTCAAGCAGGGTCCGGTCGGCGACGAATTGCTAGGCCGGGTGCTCGATGGCCTGGGGCGCCCGCTCGACGCCAAAGGTCCGCTGTTGGCAAACCACACGCGCCCTCTGCAAAGCCGACCAATCAATCCGATGCTGCGGGCCGCGATCGATCAGCCCCTGGATGTCGGCATTCGTGCCATCAATGGCCTCTTGACGGTGGGCCGAGGCCAGCGGATGGGACTGTTCGCCGGCTCCGGGGTCGGCAAGTCGGTGCTGCTCGGCATGATGGCCCGTTATACCGAAGCCGAGGTCATCGTCGTCGGACTGATCGGGGAACGGGGCCGCGAAGTCAAGGAATTCATTGAACAGATCCTCGGCGAAGAAGGCATGCGGCGCGCCGTCGTGGTTGCCGCCCCGGCCGACACCGGGCCGTTGATGCGCCTGCAGGGAGCAGCCTACGCCACCACGATCGCCGAATATTTCCGTGACCAGGGCAAGCAGGTTCTGCTGATCATGGATTCCCTGACCCGCTACGCCATGGCCCAGCGCGAAATCGCGCTCGCTATCGGCGAGCCGCCGGCAACCCGTGGCTATCCACCATCGGTCTTCGCCCGTCTGCCCCAACTCGTCGAACGGGCCGGCAACGGCCAGGAAGGTGGCGGCTCGATCACTGCCTTCTACACCGTCCTGGCCGAAGGCGATGATCAGCAGGACCCGATTGCCGACTCCGCCCGGGCGATTCTCGACGGCCACATCGTGCTTTCACGCACCCTGGCCGATGCCGGGCATTACCCGGCCATCGACATCGAACAGTCGATCAGCCGGGCCATGGTCAATCTGATTGATGCACCGCATATGGACCAGATCCGCAAATTCAAGGTATTGTTCGCCCGCTACCAGCGCTCCCGCGACTTGATTTCGGTGGGCGCCTACGTACCTGGTTCCGACCCGGTGCTCGATCAGGCGATCGGACTCTATCCCCGGATGGAGAGCTTTCTGCAACAGCAACTCTCCGAACAATCGGACTTCGCGGCCAGTCTGCATGCCCTCAAATCACTGTTCTGA
- the fliS gene encoding flagellar export chaperone FliS, giving the protein MFGMMRSPAESYAKVSVDAAVETADPHRLILMLFDGAIAAVSLARIHMEAGQIPQKGAAISKAIDLVSNGLQASLDMESGGDLAERLAALYEYMTQRLLFANLKNSVAALDEVSELLTSLREAWAQIAPNEQAAA; this is encoded by the coding sequence ATGTTTGGCATGATGCGCAGCCCCGCAGAGAGTTACGCCAAAGTCAGCGTCGATGCCGCCGTTGAGACTGCTGATCCGCACCGCCTCATCTTGATGTTATTTGATGGCGCGATTGCAGCAGTTTCACTGGCACGGATTCATATGGAAGCAGGCCAGATTCCCCAAAAAGGAGCAGCCATTTCAAAAGCCATCGACTTGGTTTCGAACGGCTTACAGGCAAGCCTTGATATGGAATCAGGCGGCGACCTCGCTGAACGTCTGGCCGCTCTGTATGAGTACATGACTCAGCGCCTGTTATTTGCCAACCTGAAAAATAGCGTTGCCGCACTTGATGAGGTTTCCGAACTCTTGACGAGCTTGCGCGAAGCCTGGGCCCAGATCGCCCCCAACGAACAAGCGGCTGCCTGA
- a CDS encoding EscU/YscU/HrcU family type III secretion system export apparatus switch protein has protein sequence MAKPPSDPTREAIALAYSQTDAAPRVVARGKGLIAEQIISRAKEHGVYVHESPELVALLTQVNIDENIPPQLYMAVAELLAWLYRLEHGESAIPPPI, from the coding sequence ATGGCGAAGCCGCCGAGTGACCCGACCCGCGAGGCGATTGCCCTCGCCTATAGCCAGACCGATGCCGCCCCCCGGGTCGTCGCCCGAGGAAAAGGTCTGATCGCCGAGCAGATCATCTCTCGCGCCAAGGAGCACGGGGTCTATGTCCACGAATCGCCTGAACTGGTTGCCCTGCTGACCCAGGTCAACATCGACGAGAATATCCCGCCCCAACTGTACATGGCGGTAGCGGAGCTCCTGGCATGGCTGTATCGCCTCGAACACGGCGAAAGCGCCATCCCGCCACCGATCTGA
- a CDS encoding sensor histidine kinase: MFNQVSAELTQAYEALQARVASLTEELAIANGELRRQFEEKEALSERLSSLLDALPAGVVLLDSSASVVAANPAAMAMFGADMVGRHWGDVARACLEPTLTVGEWLLGEGRVSIAESLLASAGGKILLIHDVTTAHRMKAELERNQRLAAMGEMAASLAHQLRTPLAAALLHTSNLGRPGVPDEVRARFSEKASGQLRRLERLIQDVLLFARGESIGRDVMAAGELLAETAQTMEPLMREHGLEFVVVDACEGAEIVGSRKALFGALVNLLENALQATPAGGKICLTGNRRGDLLAIAVRDSGPGITRETQARIFEPFFTTKGQGTGLGLAIALGVARAHGGAIELFSEPGVGAEFVMTLPIGLAESGMEEHG, from the coding sequence ATGTTCAATCAGGTTTCGGCCGAGCTAACGCAAGCCTATGAAGCTTTGCAGGCGCGGGTGGCTTCTCTGACCGAAGAACTGGCCATTGCCAATGGTGAACTGCGGCGGCAGTTCGAGGAAAAGGAGGCGCTCTCCGAGCGCCTCTCTTCGCTGCTCGATGCGCTGCCGGCCGGTGTGGTGCTGCTCGACTCCTCTGCTAGCGTGGTGGCAGCCAATCCCGCCGCGATGGCCATGTTCGGTGCCGACATGGTCGGGCGGCATTGGGGCGATGTCGCTCGGGCTTGTCTGGAGCCGACCCTGACGGTGGGCGAATGGCTGCTCGGCGAGGGGCGGGTGTCGATTGCCGAGAGCCTGCTCGCCTCGGCTGGTGGCAAGATCCTGCTAATTCACGATGTGACGACAGCACACCGAATGAAAGCGGAGCTCGAACGCAATCAGCGATTGGCCGCGATGGGCGAGATGGCGGCGTCGCTGGCTCATCAGTTGCGTACCCCGCTGGCAGCGGCGCTGCTCCATACCTCGAACCTCGGGCGGCCCGGGGTGCCGGACGAGGTGCGCGCCCGCTTTTCCGAAAAGGCGAGTGGACAGTTGCGCCGCCTGGAGCGCCTGATCCAGGATGTTTTGCTCTTTGCCCGCGGTGAAAGCATCGGGCGCGACGTCATGGCGGCTGGTGAGTTATTGGCTGAAACGGCGCAAACCATGGAGCCGCTGATGCGCGAGCACGGCCTTGAGTTTGTCGTGGTCGATGCGTGCGAAGGGGCTGAAATCGTCGGCAGCCGCAAGGCCTTGTTCGGGGCGCTGGTGAATCTGCTGGAAAATGCCCTGCAGGCGACGCCGGCGGGCGGCAAAATTTGCCTCACCGGCAATCGGCGCGGCGATTTGCTGGCGATTGCCGTACGCGACAGTGGCCCCGGCATTACCCGGGAAACCCAGGCGCGAATATTTGAGCCGTTTTTTACCACCAAGGGTCAGGGCACCGGGCTCGGGTTGGCGATTGCCCTTGGTGTGGCACGTGCCCATGGTGGCGCGATAGAGCTGTTTTCGGAACCCGGCGTTGGTGCCGAGTTTGTCATGACACTGCCGATCGGTTTGGCAGAGAGCGGAATGGAAGAGCATGGCTGA
- a CDS encoding FliH/SctL family protein — protein MQDAQRFNTLISNLKLALDGIDQSVADELLSLALEVAAQLTRGMIAAKADMLLPIIREAVTTLPLHHAHIVLRLNPGDAGHVRSLLGEEFAQTGTQIVEDSAISPGGCLLEAGASEIDATIETRWKRVLEAIGTEPREWLTP, from the coding sequence TTGCAGGATGCGCAACGCTTTAATACCCTGATCAGCAATCTGAAACTGGCACTCGATGGAATCGATCAGTCGGTTGCCGACGAGTTGCTATCTTTGGCACTGGAAGTGGCAGCGCAACTGACCCGCGGCATGATCGCCGCGAAGGCCGATATGCTGTTACCGATCATCCGGGAAGCCGTGACTACCCTCCCGCTCCACCACGCCCATATCGTTCTCCGGCTCAACCCGGGGGATGCCGGACATGTCCGCAGCCTGCTCGGCGAGGAATTCGCCCAGACTGGCACGCAGATCGTCGAAGACAGCGCAATCTCCCCCGGCGGCTGCCTGCTCGAGGCCGGCGCCAGTGAGATCGATGCGACCATCGAGACGCGTTGGAAGCGCGTCCTCGAGGCCATCGGCACCGAGCCCCGGGAATGGCTGACCCCCTGA
- a CDS encoding flagellar hook-length control protein FliK → MLPPDVASSLRLVLPDQQAATNAQTQPVASSQKIADVLSNLVPGQRILAEIQALLPNGSYRAVVAQRDVTLALPFSAKAGDTLELEVTESDGKLTLAFVANRSDNTAKPGQESVATTLSPTGKMIGDLMGGIDGEGKRAPPAPLNGSQPLVESMPKTAADLAPILKQALTQSGMFYEAHQARWVAGELPTDALKNEPQGKLSTLQTQVTGDAASAKSSGAANADALAINPAAAARSEAASGNPVPRELAPLVHQQLDGLATQNFAWQGQVWPGQQMRWEIGEDLDNSPSSGDQEAQRWQTRLKLSLPLLGDIDVALNLRAGGEVSITLTADSDTSEASLRDGAQQLRRQFDAAGLNLTNLVVQHGEAAE, encoded by the coding sequence ATGCTTCCGCCTGACGTTGCCAGCAGCCTGCGGCTGGTGCTGCCGGACCAGCAAGCCGCGACCAACGCCCAGACCCAGCCGGTTGCTTCGAGCCAGAAGATTGCTGATGTGCTCAGCAATCTCGTTCCCGGCCAGCGCATCCTCGCTGAGATTCAGGCCTTGTTGCCCAACGGCAGCTATCGCGCCGTGGTTGCCCAGCGCGACGTCACCCTGGCCCTGCCGTTCTCGGCGAAGGCCGGCGATACGCTGGAACTGGAGGTCACCGAAAGCGACGGCAAGCTGACGCTGGCCTTCGTGGCCAACCGCTCCGATAACACCGCCAAGCCCGGCCAGGAATCGGTCGCCACTACCCTCAGCCCCACTGGCAAGATGATCGGCGACCTAATGGGCGGCATCGATGGCGAAGGCAAGCGCGCCCCGCCCGCCCCGCTCAATGGCAGCCAGCCGCTCGTCGAATCGATGCCGAAAACGGCCGCCGATCTGGCCCCGATATTGAAACAGGCGCTGACCCAGAGCGGCATGTTCTATGAGGCGCATCAGGCGCGCTGGGTGGCCGGCGAACTGCCGACCGATGCCTTGAAAAATGAACCGCAGGGCAAGCTTTCCACCCTTCAGACCCAGGTCACCGGCGACGCAGCTAGCGCAAAGTCCTCGGGCGCAGCCAACGCTGACGCATTGGCGATCAACCCGGCGGCCGCTGCGCGTAGCGAAGCCGCCAGCGGCAATCCGGTTCCGCGAGAACTGGCCCCCCTCGTACACCAGCAACTGGATGGCTTGGCCACCCAGAATTTCGCCTGGCAAGGGCAAGTCTGGCCCGGGCAGCAGATGCGCTGGGAAATTGGCGAAGATCTAGATAACTCACCCTCGTCCGGCGATCAAGAAGCCCAGCGCTGGCAGACTCGCCTCAAACTGTCCCTCCCCTTGCTGGGCGATATCGATGTCGCGCTCAACCTGCGGGCAGGCGGCGAGGTCAGCATCACACTGACCGCCGACTCGGATACCAGCGAGGCCAGTCTGCGCGATGGCGCTCAACAATTGCGCCGGCAGTTCGATGCTGCCGGCCTGAATTTAACCAATTTGGTCGTCCAGCATGGCGAAGCCGCCGAGTGA